Below is a window of Fulvitalea axinellae DNA.
GCAGAAAACCGCTGGCCAATCCCACCGATTCATTTACATAATAATTTTGGCGTTTTTCGCCGTTCTCGCCCAAGTCATAAGGCTTTTTCATTACGATTATCAACCATGGGGCGATATCGAGAAATTCTTTGACCCAGTCCGTGCCCAACGGCTTCAGGTCGTCGAGCCATTCGTCGCTCATGCGCCCGTGGTAGCTTTTGTATTCCTCCTCTTCCGCCATTTTCCGGATGCGAGACTTGAGTTCGGCGTTCGAAACCACGCAAAAAGTCCAAGGCTGTTTGTGCGCTCCCGACGGTGCGGTAGAAGCGGTACGAATTATGTTGTCGATAACCTTTTTCGGAACGGGCTTGTCGGAAAAGTCCCTGACACTCCGGCGCTTGTCCATCAAGCCGTAGAACTCTTTGGACCTTTCAAGAGTATCACTTTCCGTGAAATTAAGACCTTTGTACGTTATAAATTTTTTTTCCGTATCGATAGTGTTCTGACTCATGGTAATTGTAATATTTTTAGAGCGATTTCAAGTTTTGCTCTTTTTTTTATTTTTTGAAATTTTGATTTTTTCGCCATTGACGAAATATTATTCCGAATATATGGTTCGGGTAACTATCTAATTTAAGTAAATTCAGTTGCAATACCATATAAGGGAAGCGGTTGGCGGATTTGCCTCCCGGTAAATGCCCAAAAAACGTATCTTTGCCCCTTATAACGGAAGACAAAGACGAAACATGAAAAATCCAGTCATAATATTCGGGTCTACAGGCATAGCCAGGGCCGCTTTGGAAATTTTCAACAGCAATTCCATTGTGGTTTACGGTTTTCTGGATGACGATAAAGAAACACACGGAAACCTGATCGACGATATCTCGGTGTTGAGCTCTACGGATGATCACGGTTACCTGAAATTGATCGGTAAAAAGTGCGAAGCCTTCGTAGCGACGGACGACAACGAGTTGCGTCGCGAGATTGTGGACATGCTCAAGGACAAACGTAAAGTGATGCCTACCAACGCCGTGCATAATTCGGCTGTGGTGTCTCCTTCGGCGCATTTAGGCTATGGCAATTTCATTAACGCAAACGCTACGGTAGGCGCCGGCGCGAAGGTGCCGAATCACTGTATCCTGAATTCGGGAGCGATTGTGGAGTACGGAGCCAAGCTTGAGGATTTTGTGCAGGTTGGTGCCGGAAGTATTGTCGGAGCGAATGCCGAAATCGCTGAGAGCGCGTTTATCGGTGCCGGTGTGACGATTGTGGCTGGCGTGAAAGTGGGAGCTGGCGCTCGTATTGGAGCCGGTTCGGTTGTGGTAGCGGATGTTCCGGAAGGGGCCACGATGTTCGGGAACCCCGCCAAGCCGATGTAAAAGTCGGAGTCGAGTTTTGACATCGACAATTTGAAATAGACAAAACGAAAAGGGTCCGACACCGTATGGTTTCGGACCCTTTTTAGTCTTATGGTTTTCGCTTATTTGAAAGCGATAGTTTCTGCTTTGATAAATTCCATAAACGTGTCACCACGTAATCCGAGACGGATAGTTTCCAAAGGAATCACTTCGTTTGGAGCGATGTTGCCCAAGTTTACGTTGGCGCCCAAGAGTTTTACGAAGAACACCTGCTGTGCTTTCTGGGGAGCCTCCCAGATGATTTTTTCGAACGGAATCTTAGTGAGGATTTCCTCTACCAATCCCGAACGAACTTCGCCACTGGAGCGGAACAAGCCAACATTTCCGGCTTCGCGCGCTTCGCCGATCACTTTCCATGATCCAGCGTCGAGTTCGGCCTGCATCTGAGCGATCCACTTGTATGGAGGAATAATTTTTTCGGCGTCTTTCGAACCAACTTCGGACAGGACCGTGTAGCTGTCCGCCAGTTTATGGATGTAGTCGCATTTTTTTTCGTGGTCCAGCTCAATGGATCCGTCCGATACTTCTACATACTCCATTCCGTACTTGTCGAGCACTCGGCGGTAGTCGTCGAATTGGTTGCGGATAGCGAAGGCTTCGAATAGCGTTCCGCCGAAGTAAGTCGGAATCCCGGCTTCTTTATAAAGAGCGATTTTTTCCTTCAGGTTAGGCGTGACGCAAGAGGTGCCGAATCCAAACTTCACTATATCAACGTATTCGCCGGACACGCTCAGGAAATCTTCCACTTCCCGGAGGCTGAGCCCTTTGTCCATCACCATGGTTGATCCCGATTGGCGGGGCTTCTGGGTTCTCTCCGGCAAATCCTTCAGAGTATAATTCATTTATTTCGGTATTTGTCTATGATACGCATCATCTCGTCGTCTTTTTCCAATTCTGGAAAGAAGACGATAAGGTCTTTATGCTTTTCGAAATCGTTAGTTAGGGCCTTTTCTAAGTTTTCTACAGCTTGGCTACGTTTGCCTCCAAGAAAATTGTAGGCGGCCAGGCGGTAATGGCATTGCGCAGCGTCGGGAAATTCCTCCAAAGCGGCGGTCATAATCTCAACAGCCTTATCGGATTGTTGAGTCCATTGGTACATATCGGACCATTCTGTCCAGATATTGATCTCGGCGGGGTTTAGCACAACAGCTTCCTCGTAAGCCTCCAAAGCGTCCGTGATGTTTCCGCAATGGAAACGGGCTTGTCCCAAAGTCCGCCAGAAGTGGTCGTTGTCGGGCTCAAGCTGTGTAGCTTTTTTGAGAAACGGAATCGCATCGGTGAATTTAAGTTGTTCCACCAAGTAGTTTCCGAGAAAAAACCAGGCTTCGGCGAAATTCTCGTTTTCCTGAATGGCGTTCTGGAAATTGAGAATTGTGTTATTGTCGTCGCCTTTGATCTGGTAAGTCAGGGCCATTTGCAGATAAACTTCGGAAGAAGGGCCTTCGAGCTTTACCACTTCCGAGAAAATTTCCAGCGCCTTGTCCGGTTTTCCGGATTCGGCGTAGGTCTTGCCCATATTGAACATGGCCGAGGAAAATGTCGGGTCTATCAGCGTGGCGTAATCGTAGGCCCAGATTGCCTTTTCCCTTTTCCCTTGTTTATTGAAAAGGATTCCCAAGTTATACCAAGCGTGTTGCGAGTAAGGTTCCTCATCGATGAACCGCATGTAATACTTTACGCTTTCGTCGATTTTGTCGGTTACGTCGTAGCAATACGCTAACTCGAACAGGGCGTTTGAGTGGTAAGGGTTCGATTCCAATGTTTGCTTAAAGCAACCGATCGCTTCTTCCACACGGTCCAACGCCATTTTGGCCAAGCCGATACGGTAAAGAGTCTCTTCCCGTTCGTGGCCCATAAGCAGTACGTGTTCGAGTATTTCGAGGCTGGATTCGCAATCTCCCAAGCCGAATAGCGAATGCGCTTTTTCGGAAAGGGCGTCGAGATCCGAGGCTTGCAAGGGCAAAACCCTTTCCTCAAGAATGGTTAGGGCTTCCTCGAATTGTTCCTGATAATTGAGTATCCTGGCTTTGGCGACGAAGGTCTCCATGGAAAAGGGATGCATCTCTTCGGCCAGCGCGCAAGCTTTAAGGGCCAAGTTGTACTTACCCTTGTCAACGTAATGCTCTATGATTTCCTCAAAGGCTTCCCAGTCGAGGAAAAGGTTTGTTTCCCCTTTCAGGTGCCTTTCGAAATTTTGGATCAGAGCTTTCTTTTGTTCTCCGCTATCGAATTCTTTCCTCATGAAAACCCTATTCTTAGTTCTTTCTAACGGGTGTTATAGAACAAGGTAGCAAAAAAAAGTGAGATTCATCTTTGGGCCGGGGATTTTTTGGAAACGGTCTCGGAGCCCCTCTGGAGGGACTCGCATATCCAAGACAGGGACTCGTCTAAACCTCTGAAGCGCACGCCTAAGGCGTTAGAAACTTTGGACGAGTCGTAAAGTGGGCACTTGCCTATGTTTTTTATGGAACCGATGGCGTATGGAGCCGTTTTTCCCCTTAACACGGCGGCGATATTGGCCAACATGGCGCCAGTGCCCATCAGGCCCGATCCGAGTTCGATATTCTTAGGCTTCTGTAGTCCTGAGAATTTGACAAAAAGCTGTCGAAGTTCCGAAAAGCTCGTTTTTCCTGCGCTCAAGACGAAACGTTCTCCGGAAATATCCGATTCGACGAGTTGGCTTACGATTTCGGCTACGTCGCGGAC
It encodes the following:
- a CDS encoding nitroreductase family protein; its protein translation is MSQNTIDTEKKFITYKGLNFTESDTLERSKEFYGLMDKRRSVRDFSDKPVPKKVIDNIIRTASTAPSGAHKQPWTFCVVSNAELKSRIRKMAEEEEYKSYHGRMSDEWLDDLKPLGTDWVKEFLDIAPWLIIVMKKPYDLGENGEKRQNYYVNESVGLASGFLLAAIHEAGLVSLTHTPSPMNFLAKALERPENERPFLLIPVGYPADDCQVPDLERKPLEDVAVYYE
- a CDS encoding acetyltransferase, producing the protein MKNPVIIFGSTGIARAALEIFNSNSIVVYGFLDDDKETHGNLIDDISVLSSTDDHGYLKLIGKKCEAFVATDDNELRREIVDMLKDKRKVMPTNAVHNSAVVSPSAHLGYGNFINANATVGAGAKVPNHCILNSGAIVEYGAKLEDFVQVGAGSIVGANAEIAESAFIGAGVTIVAGVKVGAGARIGAGSVVVADVPEGATMFGNPAKPM
- a CDS encoding phosphosulfolactate synthase, producing the protein MNYTLKDLPERTQKPRQSGSTMVMDKGLSLREVEDFLSVSGEYVDIVKFGFGTSCVTPNLKEKIALYKEAGIPTYFGGTLFEAFAIRNQFDDYRRVLDKYGMEYVEVSDGSIELDHEKKCDYIHKLADSYTVLSEVGSKDAEKIIPPYKWIAQMQAELDAGSWKVIGEAREAGNVGLFRSSGEVRSGLVEEILTKIPFEKIIWEAPQKAQQVFFVKLLGANVNLGNIAPNEVIPLETIRLGLRGDTFMEFIKAETIAFK
- a CDS encoding tetratricopeptide repeat protein → MRKEFDSGEQKKALIQNFERHLKGETNLFLDWEAFEEIIEHYVDKGKYNLALKACALAEEMHPFSMETFVAKARILNYQEQFEEALTILEERVLPLQASDLDALSEKAHSLFGLGDCESSLEILEHVLLMGHEREETLYRIGLAKMALDRVEEAIGCFKQTLESNPYHSNALFELAYCYDVTDKIDESVKYYMRFIDEEPYSQHAWYNLGILFNKQGKREKAIWAYDYATLIDPTFSSAMFNMGKTYAESGKPDKALEIFSEVVKLEGPSSEVYLQMALTYQIKGDDNNTILNFQNAIQENENFAEAWFFLGNYLVEQLKFTDAIPFLKKATQLEPDNDHFWRTLGQARFHCGNITDALEAYEEAVVLNPAEINIWTEWSDMYQWTQQSDKAVEIMTAALEEFPDAAQCHYRLAAYNFLGGKRSQAVENLEKALTNDFEKHKDLIVFFPELEKDDEMMRIIDKYRNK